Below is a window of Plasmodium sp. gorilla clade G2 genome assembly, chromosome: 14 DNA.
catttttcttatttcgTAAACCACTACATATATCTCTAGGTTTATCTTCACCAAGATTAACTTTTAAACAATATAATGTATCGGCATCTGGATGTATTTCAACTTGTTCTACATATCCAACTAGTACATTCAATCTTGCTATATCATCTAACTTTTTGGCTTCTTCTACTTTTTTATTTGGTgcattattcttattttggGCAtccttctttttattttttgcgCTTTCGTTAGTTTGAGCTTTATCTTCTTTTGATTCTTTGGAAATAAAATTGTTCTTATTTTCATGAGCATTCGTAgtagttttattatttaataaattttctaAACTATCTTtaacatttaattttttcaatgTACTAAAATTAGCTACGATAGTTTCTTGAATATGTAAATACcatctataaatatatgaaaattcgATTCTTTCTTTTACAGCCATTTCATCTAATAACTTATGAATTgcacaaaaataaaatatatcaactATGGATGCATGCTTATTAGAAATTATATAAGACTTCTCACATAACAAGTCATTTAAATGTTTCATATCCGACTGttttaatatgtatttatcaCTAgctaaatgaaatataaattcttCGTTCTCACTAactttttcttcatcttcattaAAAAGTTCACTATAACAATCGTATATATCAATTAAGGCATACAATGTACAAAAGAGATCCTTGTATGTTTTGTTCTTATATTGCAGGGTTATTttctaaaaagaaaaaataaaaattaatgagAAGGAATAAGGATATAtacttaaatatatgtatgcgTCTTATTTGGAtttcttcattataatatatatattaaaaagaaaaaaagaaaaaaaaaaaattatgtatttttaaaatacattcctcaaatgttaaaaaaagaacattatacaatatatatatgtttcattttatttttaccttATCGTAACATATTTCTGGTAattttacattttcattatcttgTACAACTGTAACCTTTATATAATCAAGAACCAGTTTTAAAATATCtgattttatatcatcttttACTAAGGTTAGAACGCACATtttgtacatataaaatttatatatatatatatatagtagtttttataaaatataactaATATTAAGAAggttatatattacatagaataatattaatatatttatgtaatttaTTCTATTTTACCAAttgaactttttttttttttttttctttttttcaaaataaattttattaaaaataaataaatgtaatatatatataaatcttttatgatattttacttatgaaaaaaatatcaattgttaattatttttatattaagttattaataatattattcatattctatatatgaattatatatttttctctaTAGTTTTATAGcatgaataatttttatcataaatataaatatgaatatataaatatttattgatatatttatattttataggtattttttttttttttttaaaccaaaaaaataaaatatcatttattatataaaatatatatgtatttttttatataataataatatatatattgacaATATATggcatatattttatttatatttgttacatataaaaaaaagagaatatttattttaaagaaatgaacaacaaaaatatatatattattatatatataaaatattatatcgttttattttattaatctttcttttaataaaaagcGGATTAACATgaatcatttattatttgttcatatatatatatatatatatataatataaacaatttaataacctttatttttaaagtgGGCCTTTTAAGAATTGCTCTTATTTATATGCCTATCAttgtacataatatatataaaaatatatatatatatatataaattatttattttcattatattttatttttaagaataatataattttgtataaaagaattataagtcttttatatatttttttttatcattaatgCAAatccataaaatatataaataaatatttaattattttattaattaatttttttttttttttatttaatccGTTTGTATGctgtatatatgaattataaaatatatggacttataaaataagtataaaatcatattccaatttaaataataaaaactttaaatatattttttatgtgatAAAACGATATTTGGTTAAATACTTAAACATATTTGTTATTCAcctgataaaaataaatactttttttttttttttttttttttttttgtccatCAGAGAATTATATCATTTGTTCAATCTAAAATATGTACTATTTTCTGgtatagaaaaatattatatatatatattaaaaaaaatggtacataatgatatttatataatcattaaaGATACATATTATCATAACTAAATgctaattaattataataaaaaaaatctatttctttttatactcttataataagataaaaaaaaaaaaaaaaactcataaaaagaaggaattcttttaaaatattaaacacACATTTTAATGTATAAAATTTACCTTTTccttttacatttttttatttcgttGAACagtatgtatttttaaataaaaataaaaacacacatatatatcagtacataaaataatatatatatattaatataataaaatgtagCTAAGcaaaatatcattttttttttttttaaatccttcacatatatatatatatatatatatatatatatatatgtgcctatatttaatttatatgtaaggAACGTtttctttctcttttttttttcttcaaatatatatacaaaataaatatattaaatgtttattttttcctttttatggAAATAAcgattaataaaattatatatcaaacaaaaaaagagttaaaaaaaagaacgtatataataaaaagattcatgtatttattgtatatgtaaaattaattatttcacttttttttttttttctatttccaCAGTTATGTTGTTAATTTCTCATATGTTGATAAATGCTTCCTTATcccatttaaaaaaaaaaaaaacaactacagagttttattatatagaacTTTATTTAAGAAgtgaaaatttattttagtTCCTTTTACTAACGTTATTCttactttatatataatatataattttcttatgAGGaccttaaatatatataaatatgaatttttttttttttcaaatttaagaaaattatgatatataaaatatagtagctatatatatttatatatattattattaatttaaaaaaaaaaaaaaaaaaaaaaatcttatatatctatatatatattatatatctatttatgaatataaatatatatatatataatatgttctaattatatataaatgaacgGAAAATAATTTTCCAATACGGCACAaagatatgaatattttgtGCATTTCCAGATTGATTAtacttatacatatattaaaaatattacatatatatatatatattctcatGAATTTATTGCTAGATtaatttgttcttttttttatgttaaacATTTGATTAAGTGGAACATAACGATGtataacaatatttatatttaaatatggaaaacagaaaaaaaagaaaaattatatatatatatattatatatatgtatatgtttatatatatttgaaggttaaagaaataaaaataaattatattttattttatattatttttatttttttattatataaaatatttctatttttccccttttttataaaataaaaaaaaaaaaaaaaaatatatatatatatataatatttatatttatgcatttatatatttcaaatatacacattatatatatatatatatatttacgtGTATAAccttattttaatttttctttatttttttttttttaagttataTAAATTTCCATATAAATTGCATTattgttttaatataaattttatatttatttattttttttttatttttttattttttattttttatttttttttttatgaacaatAATTAAAGAGCAAATTGttttatgaaaaagaataaaaaaaggatataagaaaataaatgtaagaaatataagaatatgcAGAATAACAATGCAGTGCAATATagtatagaaaatataatgaaaaaaaatagagaCGAAAATAAGTATGTAGATCTGTgtgatataaaaacaaataataatcatataaaagttaataaatatataacatatgataatattacatttgagagtaaaaataataataattatcataataagaGTAATAaccaaattaataataattattattatggtgCTATAAATAAAAGAGTTGATGAAAATTTAGTAAGTTATAATGGAAGGGTAGATGATTTAAGAAATAGTAAGAAATGTGTATATTCAGAAAAACATATGgaggataaaaatatattattaggaatgaatgatgaagataataaattCCTTAGAAGTGAGTATATAAAAGATtttaatatgaattataatgattgtggacttattaatatgatgagtaatcattataataacataattaaaaatacaaataaaggAATAGAagataatatgaattataattatgatacCTTATTAGaaagatataattataatagcgaaacaaaaaaggaaaaaaaaaaagtgttaATAGATAAGaattatctatataataaCGATTATTTATACgatgataatatagataatgatAAACTTATGATTCATAATAGTGACATGAAAAAGGAATATCCTCtgtatgataaaaatgtatgTATGAATAAAAGTTtcgataatataaaatttcagAGTGAAATTTTAATGAGAGGAAACCAAAACAAAAACAACATCAACaagaacaaaaataataataataataataataataataatattcataataatagtcttcatatttataatagtagtcataattttcataataataatgatattaattcACTTGCTGTAACCAACGAAGAAGAATTAGAGAATAGAATGTACAACTTAGATTTTGATGAAGAGAAAAGCGAGTCTAATAATTTGTTAGTTAATTATTCTcatgaagaaaaagaaagcaCACATAAACTTAATATTTACaatctttttaataaatccaatacaaataaaaataacaatgcAAATACTGggataataaattttttaagaaataaaagaatgaataaatattcttATGATAATAAGGGATTAAAATATGACTCTACAGAAATTGATTCAAatgtaaatatgaaaaaaaattatatgattaaGGGTTCATATGATACTTCTCCAAATTTAAAGGGatatacatatgaaaataatgacgttataaaaaaaaaaatgaatacaataaataatttaaataggttaaataatgtaaatgaAAATGTTATACATCtgaaagaaaatattgaatataAATCTATGATGAATTCTTTTGAaactttaaaaatatatgagcAGGATGAAAATaacaaacaaaataatatatatctaaataAGATTAACGAACACTCAAAATATAAAGACgacaataatttaaataataataataataataataataataatgataataataataataataatgataatatggtTGTTCAAAatgttcataataataatgataatattaataataataataataataattctggtgatattaaaaaatgtgcacaaaaaaaaatcagtGAAAGAAATCCATTTAGTATTCATCACTATGTAAAACAAgaacatatgaatataactaatttatgtaatataaataaaaataatatgttagttcataatataaataataattcttttgaaAAAGATaacgaaaaaatatatactaaaCAAACATCTATGATGCAAAAGAAAGGTACTGATGTTTTTAAAACACTATCAGAAGTACAAAGTGTGTGCAATATgaatcaaaataatttttatgataacaatcataataataataatcataataatcattattattataagaatgataaaaatgaagttGATTTGAAGAAACGCAAATgtgaaataaattataaagaaatgAACAGTTCAAAGGttggaaatataaataatgatcaCAAAACAATTACAAGTGAAAAGAAAGAATactatatgaatattaaaaGCGATTATCCTAATAATGTTAAAAGTAAtgatataaagaataatgaTTGTTTAAAACATTTTGATGAAGATGGATCATcaagtaaatatatttcatccCCTTCAATGAATGTTTCTTCATGCGAATCTTACAAATCCTTTTCtaagaataagaaaaaaaaatcaaaaagcTATTGTAAGGATAAaggatataataatgaatcatataaaattaaaaataataaaaagctAAAATATTTCAAGAAGGAACCaaatatagaagaaaataattctcAAAATAAAATCTGTAGAAATTCTTTAATTGGTTGTATAAGTTGTATGTATGAAGGTACCAAAATGTATTGCCATTgtcataatattaataataaaaatttaaaaactattattaataatgcCAAAAATTTTGATGATCTCACTAAAGGTTCaccaaataaacaaaataataataataaagttttagcagaaaaaaatattataacaaatagatgtattaataatagtACTAATATTAATGGAAatagtaacaataataatattaataatattaataataataataataataattgtaatgTGAATTGTTCGaatgttttttttgataatataaatgaaaacatAAATCCCAAACGTGAGGATAGttgttttaattataatgaaggtaacaataaaaacatttatgattatcaaaataatggcaatattgttaataataataatcatgatAAAAAGTTagaaaaaacatatttaattaataaaaaagaagaaccCATAAATAGTTCGAAAATGAATGTAAATATGATTGTTGATggtgttaaaaaaaagaatcaagaaaatataacaaacaCGAaactattaaaaattaataatataactaataatgtgataaagaaaaatataaaaaatgaaacttTATCATTTGATAAATATGAACAGGTAAATAAACAAGATGATGGTAGTagtacaaaaaataaaattatagaagttaatcaaaaaatgaacaaatttAATGTTATGCAAAATCTGATGTATAACAGTAATAATTGTAAGAAAGGTAtggaacaaaataatattaaattatttaagagaaacataaaaaataataccactaaatatattaacaaagataatttaattaaaattgaTTACCTTAGGCAACATCaaatattagaaaataatcaaaaaggaaaaatttgTGATTTGAATGAAGAGAAAAATAACAATTtcatgaataaaaataattttatatatcataataataatagtaatacaaatagtaatataaataatattaacaagAACAATatcaacaataataacaacagtaataataataatagtaataatagtaataataataataataataataatattaataataataataacaatatgtCAATAAgtgtatatgaaaaaaaaaacatggaaaaaaaaatgtacaatatgaatgaagggaatataatattaaacccattaaataaattagtaaattataaaaatatactagagaaaaaaaataatgatatatgtaTCAACACACATAATTTAAAACTAAAAAAGGTTGAACAAAATGATggtaaatataacaaaagtAATGGTACTATAATGAAATGTAAAttgtataatttaaaaaaaaatgtttataaaaatgatagtaAGGTTGTAGATATACCCATGAAATTaaatgatttaaataataattcttctaGAATGTGTAACTTAactaatttattaaaagaaaattctGCTATGTgtaataaaaaggaatatgaaaataaactTGATATTAGACCAAAACAGGAGTTAAATTCTACTAAACATTTTGAGAAAAAAGGAGAAATAAAAACTATTCTTAAgagtaatattaatttatataataagaagactaaaaagaaaaaaaatgaagatgttAGTTTaatcaaaattaaaaaagacgAACTGGTAATTAAACAAGTTAAAaagttaaataaaaattgtttACTTAAAAATACACAAAATGTAGGGAATATCaaatcatatataaacaGAGATATTTGTAAAGCTTTAGAAAATGTAAAAAGGACTAATCATAAAGTTAACAATGAAGATATTAGTAATA
It encodes the following:
- a CDS encoding tRNA binding protein, putative encodes the protein MCVLTLVKDDIKSDILKLVLDYIKVTVVQDNENVKLPEICYDKKITLQYKNKTYKDLFCTLYALIDIYDCYSELFNEDEEKVSENEEFIFHLASDKYILKQSDMKHLNDLLCEKSYIISNKHASIVDIFYFCAIHKLLDEMAVKERIEFSYIYRWYLHIQETIVANFSTLKKLNVKDSLENLLNNKTTTNAHENKNNFISKESKEDKAQTNESAKNKKKDAQNKNNAPNKKVEEAKKLDDIARLNVLVGYVEQVEIHPDADTLYCLKVNLGEDKPRDICSGLRNKKNAEDLLNKYVLVLANLKEKSLRGKKSHGMVLCGSFDEKVELLVPPNGVKIGERILFHNMDLNVIPDKNLSSDKEKNPFFHIQPHLILKNGVAYYKDTKWISSQGDITCVLDQGTIS